The following proteins come from a genomic window of Limosilactobacillus reuteri:
- a CDS encoding DUF2252 domain-containing protein, whose translation MINQNLDIFDLRKIQINKTKAELENNGKWQQKVVSSDMLGTFTPVDRAPIKIIQITEANMIPELLPLRHQRMIASRFSFFRGTAELMEHDLKRQAQSNLPIIICGDAHVNNFGFYASPERKLLFGLNDFDEARIGNWESDLKRLLVSAELAGEENGFDRNDLYHLLQLTTKTYRHTIKSANKMSLSQLFYFSFAYEDMGKAIESFGDISTQMQTVLNKVLKKSQHSNSEEIIPKMATINNQGHLVFRDNPPRARHLSALRYQQIVKGYNKYRENVRQDVRVLLANFHISDIIRYSVGVGSFGTRCYLIMLTGNDNSHIVLQVKEAMPLRYNLLSLPVQQAIRNGEIAGQRIVTAQRVLQSSSDRFLGSTTFGGRSYYIRQFRDMKESINVNKLDFESFQFYCQTCAYLLAMAHFQSPTAPMIRGYLKHQKKLDTLLPNWALRYVDQVTADYGQFKLAIAKGKLIN comes from the coding sequence TTGATTAATCAAAATCTCGATATCTTTGACTTACGAAAAATTCAAATCAATAAAACCAAAGCTGAATTGGAAAATAATGGTAAATGGCAGCAAAAAGTAGTCTCTAGTGATATGTTAGGAACTTTCACGCCAGTTGATCGGGCCCCCATTAAAATAATTCAGATCACTGAAGCCAACATGATCCCCGAGTTGCTTCCATTGCGCCACCAAAGAATGATTGCCAGTCGCTTTTCATTTTTCCGTGGAACTGCTGAATTAATGGAACATGACCTTAAACGACAGGCTCAAAGCAATCTTCCCATAATCATCTGCGGGGATGCTCATGTAAATAATTTTGGCTTTTACGCCTCCCCTGAACGCAAGCTTCTCTTTGGCCTTAATGACTTTGATGAAGCGCGGATCGGAAATTGGGAAAGTGATTTGAAACGGTTATTAGTTAGTGCTGAACTAGCGGGTGAAGAAAACGGTTTTGATCGCAATGACCTTTACCATCTTCTTCAATTAACGACTAAGACCTACCGCCATACTATCAAAAGTGCCAATAAGATGAGCCTTTCCCAATTGTTTTATTTTTCATTTGCCTATGAAGACATGGGGAAAGCGATTGAGTCATTTGGTGATATTTCAACGCAAATGCAAACAGTCCTTAACAAGGTTCTTAAAAAGAGTCAGCATAGCAATTCAGAAGAAATAATCCCAAAAATGGCGACTATCAATAACCAAGGGCACCTCGTCTTTCGCGATAACCCACCACGTGCACGTCATCTTAGTGCTCTGCGTTATCAACAGATTGTTAAAGGATATAACAAATATCGCGAAAATGTTCGGCAAGATGTTCGGGTTCTTTTAGCAAACTTTCACATTTCTGATATTATTCGCTACAGTGTCGGTGTTGGCAGCTTTGGGACACGATGTTACTTAATCATGCTTACTGGCAATGATAATAGTCACATCGTGTTACAAGTCAAAGAAGCTATGCCATTGCGTTATAACTTACTTTCACTTCCTGTCCAACAAGCAATTAGAAATGGAGAAATTGCTGGTCAAAGAATTGTAACAGCGCAACGGGTTCTCCAATCCTCATCCGATCGCTTTTTAGGAAGTACAACTTTTGGTGGTCGCAGTTATTACATTCGACAGTTCCGGGATATGAAAGAATCAATTAATGTTAATAAACTTGACTTTGAAAGTTTTCAATTCTACTGCCAGACGTGTGCTTACTTGCTAGCGATGGCTCATTTCCAAAGTCCCACTGCACCGATGATCCGTGGCTATTTAAAACATCAAAAGAAACTAGATACCCTTTTACCAAATTGGGCTTTAAGGTATGTAGACCAGGTTACAGCAGACTATGGACAATTCAAATTGGCAATCGCTAAAGGGAAACTAATAAATTAA
- a CDS encoding IS30 family transposase produces MTYKHLTTRELTLIADFWYQGPKAYRAAKLLQRSQETIYRVYRFLNDGKTIDQYLQTYQRHKRRCGRKTIEVNYIHAQIKAGWTPDTIIGRHEHPISCSMRTLYRMFARNQYGFSVKQLPMKGKRHPNGYVERRGKAGQSGRSIYQRYRDFPHYQHEFGHFEADTVQGKAHRGAVMTLVERQSKVMIVLNIHYKTDEAVNCQLDQWLAKLPRHFVKSITFDNGKEFAGWREIANKYDLHTYFAEVGAPNQRGLNENNNGLLRRDGLSKKLDFRDLPDELVTQLMHRRNNIPRKSLNYRTPLEVFLSHVTEEQLSPFF; encoded by the coding sequence ATGACCTATAAACATCTTACCACACGTGAATTAACTCTCATAGCTGATTTTTGGTATCAAGGTCCTAAAGCTTATCGGGCTGCTAAATTACTTCAGCGTAGTCAAGAAACCATCTATCGTGTTTATCGTTTCCTCAACGACGGTAAAACCATCGACCAATATCTTCAGACTTATCAGCGACATAAGCGTCGTTGTGGTCGGAAAACTATCGAAGTTAACTATATCCATGCGCAAATCAAGGCAGGTTGGACTCCTGATACTATTATTGGTCGTCATGAACACCCAATTAGCTGCAGTATGCGCACCCTTTATCGCATGTTTGCCCGCAATCAGTATGGCTTTTCCGTTAAACAGCTACCGATGAAAGGAAAACGCCATCCCAATGGCTATGTGGAACGTCGTGGTAAAGCTGGCCAATCAGGACGCAGTATCTATCAACGATATCGTGATTTTCCGCATTACCAACATGAATTTGGGCACTTTGAAGCTGATACAGTTCAAGGTAAAGCTCACCGCGGAGCGGTAATGACGCTAGTAGAGCGACAATCCAAAGTAATGATTGTCCTTAATATTCATTATAAAACAGACGAAGCAGTGAATTGCCAGCTTGATCAATGGCTCGCTAAACTGCCACGTCACTTTGTTAAATCAATTACTTTTGATAACGGGAAAGAATTTGCTGGATGGCGAGAAATAGCCAATAAGTATGATCTTCACACCTATTTTGCGGAAGTCGGTGCTCCCAATCAACGAGGGTTAAACGAAAATAATAACGGCCTCTTGCGTCGTGATGGTCTTAGTAAAAAGCTAGATTTTCGCGATTTACCAGACGAACTAGTCACTCAGCTAATGCATCGTCGCAACAATATCCCACGAAAATCTCTTAATTATCGTACACCATTAGAAGTATTCTTGAGTCATGTCACAGAAGAACAACTTTCACCTTTTTTCTAA
- a CDS encoding IS30 family transposase codes for MGTTILSFQNRIVIETLHNEGRSLRYIANYLGFSKTTVFNELHRLNGEYQAELAQTDFERKVSQRGRKSSLTKSLKHLIEEKIQVQKWSPEQVAHVVGIAYKTVYNWIDQGWLDVQLPDLPDHGIRRHRAKEKRGTFSHGRSIEERPHKVETRQEFGHFEADTVLSGKRKGQAVATFVERKSRLTIVKRLHGRDSQSMTQAVLELASQLQDKLKTLTVDHGKEFANYQAIEQLTGTQVYFAHAYSPHERGSNENRNRVLRRFIPKGQAIEELSDRQLVQINWYLNSRPLKCLNWHTPIEIFLLNLRH; via the coding sequence ATGGGCACCACTATTTTATCATTCCAGAACCGCATTGTCATTGAAACGCTTCATAATGAAGGACGTTCCTTACGATACATCGCTAATTACTTAGGCTTTAGTAAAACCACAGTCTTTAACGAACTTCACCGGCTCAACGGTGAGTATCAAGCTGAACTAGCGCAAACTGACTTTGAACGCAAGGTTAGTCAACGGGGGCGGAAGTCTTCACTCACTAAAAGCCTTAAGCACTTGATTGAGGAAAAGATTCAAGTCCAGAAGTGGTCCCCTGAACAAGTTGCCCATGTAGTTGGGATTGCCTACAAGACGGTCTATAACTGGATTGATCAAGGATGGCTTGATGTACAGTTACCCGATTTGCCTGATCATGGAATTCGTCGTCATCGTGCTAAAGAAAAGCGTGGTACGTTCAGTCACGGCCGCTCCATTGAGGAGCGTCCTCATAAAGTCGAAACTCGCCAAGAATTCGGCCACTTTGAAGCTGATACCGTACTTTCTGGCAAACGTAAAGGTCAAGCTGTGGCGACTTTTGTGGAGCGTAAGAGTCGCCTGACAATTGTTAAACGGCTCCATGGTCGCGACAGTCAGTCCATGACTCAAGCCGTACTTGAACTAGCTAGTCAACTTCAAGACAAGCTCAAGACGCTTACCGTGGATCATGGGAAAGAGTTCGCTAACTATCAGGCAATTGAACAGCTAACAGGTACTCAGGTTTATTTTGCCCATGCTTATTCACCACATGAACGCGGTAGTAATGAGAACCGTAACCGAGTTTTGCGACGGTTTATTCCCAAGGGACAAGCCATTGAAGAGCTGAGCGATCGCCAGCTGGTTCAAATCAATTGGTATCTGAATTCCCGACCACTTAAATGTCTTAACTGGCACACACCAATCGAGATCTTCTTGCTTAATCTACGTCACTAA
- a CDS encoding aldose epimerase family protein, producing MEISKVPFGTYKGEPVTKYILTNDNGVQVGILDFAGLLQSFKVPTKDGGKADMILTSENLDEFTNNGFCTNRLIGRVAGRIADGKFSIDGKDYQIEQNEGKNSLHGGTNGFYSHIWHVDETKATDDSVSITLSLTLSPEVDTYPGKMHITATYTLNNDDFLSLRMSATTDADTLFNPTNHTYWNMAAANVPTVDQLKLYVNSENYLAVDDGKIPTGEKIANEGTPFDFSTPTKMGDALEKMSSTKENGFDDIWEVTPSLTKPVATLEDPESGRKMSLYSDRNGLVMYTMNSDDAAVYNHGQVHPHLGLAMEAQNLSDAPHHPEFGDITLHPGEEKSYTIKWHVEY from the coding sequence ATGGAAATTTCTAAAGTACCATTTGGAACCTACAAGGGCGAACCAGTAACAAAATACATTTTAACGAACGATAATGGTGTGCAGGTAGGAATCCTTGATTTTGCCGGGTTGCTCCAATCTTTTAAGGTTCCAACAAAAGATGGTGGTAAGGCCGATATGATTTTGACCTCTGAAAACCTCGATGAATTTACTAATAACGGTTTTTGTACCAACCGTTTAATCGGCCGGGTTGCTGGACGAATTGCAGATGGTAAGTTCAGTATTGATGGTAAAGATTACCAAATCGAACAAAATGAAGGTAAGAATTCTCTTCATGGTGGAACTAATGGCTTTTACAGTCATATTTGGCATGTTGATGAGACGAAAGCAACCGATGATTCTGTTTCAATCACTCTTAGTTTAACCTTAAGCCCTGAAGTTGATACATACCCCGGTAAGATGCATATCACTGCAACTTACACTTTAAATAATGATGACTTCCTTTCACTTAGGATGTCTGCTACTACTGATGCAGATACCTTGTTCAATCCTACCAATCACACATACTGGAATATGGCAGCAGCAAATGTCCCAACAGTGGACCAATTAAAGCTTTATGTCAACTCTGAAAATTACTTAGCCGTTGATGATGGTAAGATTCCAACTGGTGAAAAGATCGCTAACGAAGGAACACCATTTGACTTTAGCACCCCAACTAAAATGGGGGATGCTCTAGAAAAAATGAGTTCAACTAAGGAAAATGGTTTTGACGATATTTGGGAGGTTACACCTAGTCTCACAAAACCAGTTGCTACACTTGAAGATCCAGAAAGCGGCCGCAAGATGAGTCTGTACTCTGATCGCAATGGATTAGTTATGTATACTATGAACTCGGATGATGCAGCGGTTTACAATCATGGACAAGTTCATCCCCATCTTGGGTTAGCAATGGAAGCACAGAATCTTTCAGACGCTCCTCACCATCCAGAATTTGGTGATATCACTTTACATCCAGGCGAAGAAAAGTCATACACCATTAAGTGGCACGTTGAATACTAA
- a CDS encoding serine hydrolase, with protein MKKVQSFFTKLLLVMAVISICLNGLGMFAKVHADNTAFQMDARAAYAIDAESGQVLYKKNATKRYPIASVIKVLTLGVILQDIRNHHLKWDQKIKITPTVAKMADDWHFSNVPLVNGEEYTVRQLVDSMMLVSADGSTEALALADAGSTAAFNKKMMAFAKKAGVTDIKIYNMIGLPNGDLGEHKLKGVDKDAENLLSAKDVALISKYLVEQYPETLDITKQKFANFDVTKDQQYLMTNVNALLPQNGFAPKNGEIDGLKTGNTDRAGKCIVSTGTFTGRRIILVALHTKGEWNDQSKMQQDFYNKLVDEYQPVEIKKVSDLSAKLTSVKVKNGKNKNKANIKLTKKTTVWLPKNMKLQATKPTLRVQGNDQKQLTAPVKKNQQVGSIKLHIPGLPDFNIPVSASQSVAKKSMF; from the coding sequence ATGAAAAAAGTTCAATCTTTTTTTACCAAACTATTATTGGTAATGGCAGTAATTAGTATCTGTTTAAATGGCTTGGGGATGTTCGCAAAAGTTCATGCTGATAATACAGCTTTTCAGATGGATGCACGAGCAGCTTATGCGATTGATGCAGAAAGTGGCCAGGTGCTATACAAAAAAAATGCAACTAAACGCTACCCAATTGCATCTGTAATTAAAGTCTTAACTTTAGGAGTGATTTTACAAGACATTCGAAACCATCATTTAAAATGGGATCAAAAGATTAAGATTACACCAACAGTTGCCAAAATGGCGGATGACTGGCACTTTTCCAATGTTCCATTAGTAAATGGGGAAGAATACACTGTCCGTCAGTTAGTCGATTCAATGATGCTAGTATCTGCTGATGGGAGTACCGAAGCATTAGCATTAGCTGACGCGGGCAGTACGGCAGCCTTTAATAAAAAGATGATGGCATTTGCGAAAAAAGCAGGGGTTACAGACATAAAAATCTACAATATGATTGGGCTACCTAACGGGGACTTAGGAGAACATAAACTTAAAGGTGTAGATAAAGATGCCGAGAACTTATTATCTGCTAAAGATGTTGCTCTTATTTCAAAGTATCTTGTTGAACAGTATCCTGAAACTCTTGACATTACAAAGCAAAAATTTGCTAACTTTGACGTAACTAAAGACCAACAATATTTAATGACAAATGTAAATGCTCTTTTACCACAAAACGGTTTTGCTCCTAAGAATGGGGAAATTGATGGCTTAAAGACTGGTAATACTGATCGTGCAGGTAAGTGTATTGTGTCAACAGGAACCTTTACTGGACGTCGGATTATTTTAGTTGCCTTACACACAAAAGGTGAATGGAATGATCAGTCAAAGATGCAGCAAGACTTTTATAATAAATTGGTCGATGAGTATCAACCAGTTGAAATCAAAAAAGTAAGTGATCTTTCAGCTAAACTCACCAGTGTAAAAGTAAAGAATGGTAAAAATAAGAATAAGGCTAATATTAAGCTAACAAAGAAGACTACCGTTTGGCTTCCAAAGAATATGAAATTACAAGCAACTAAACCAACATTACGAGTGCAAGGAAATGACCAAAAACAGCTAACTGCACCGGTAAAGAAGAATCAACAAGTTGGCTCGATTAAGTTGCATATTCCTGGATTGCCTGATTTTAATATTCCAGTAAGTGCAAGTCAAAGTGTTGCTAAAAAGTCGATGTTTTAA
- a CDS encoding serine hydrolase, which translates to MQRSQRHRRKLRRLILIIIAILLIIMGVRHFSSTSARLKSAWNKIIFTSNNNVSIAVYSPKTHQIYTSSNAPQHKFRTASTVKVSILAGILAKQQSPLTSHQKSLATKMIEQSDNDSTSELFEDYLGGKNGLQQTFEKFGMTQSRANSSWGLTVTTPKDQVKLLNNIFYKSKVLSDDERKEIRDLMGNVEKGQAWGISASSDNFALKNGWLNYGKDEWIVNSIGYVKNSNGTDYTIAVYTDKNQSMAAGQQVIEQLARVTKPILD; encoded by the coding sequence ATGCAAAGATCGCAACGTCATCGTCGTAAACTGCGCAGGCTTATTTTAATTATTATCGCAATTCTGCTTATTATTATGGGTGTCCGTCACTTCAGCTCGACAAGTGCTCGCCTAAAATCAGCATGGAATAAGATTATCTTTACTTCCAATAATAATGTAAGTATTGCAGTATATTCACCAAAGACCCATCAAATTTATACTTCTAGTAATGCTCCCCAACATAAATTTCGAACTGCTAGTACAGTAAAGGTTAGTATTTTAGCAGGGATTCTTGCTAAACAACAAAGTCCTCTTACAAGCCATCAAAAATCACTTGCCACCAAAATGATTGAGCAGAGTGACAATGATTCAACTAGCGAATTATTTGAAGATTATTTAGGCGGCAAAAACGGTCTCCAACAAACTTTTGAAAAATTTGGCATGACCCAATCGCGGGCTAATAGCAGTTGGGGGTTAACTGTTACTACGCCAAAAGATCAAGTTAAACTACTAAATAATATTTTCTATAAGTCTAAAGTTTTATCTGATGACGAAAGAAAAGAAATTCGTGATTTAATGGGTAATGTCGAAAAGGGCCAAGCCTGGGGAATCTCAGCAAGCAGCGATAATTTTGCATTAAAAAACGGTTGGCTAAATTACGGCAAAGATGAATGGATCGTCAATAGTATTGGTTATGTAAAAAATAGTAACGGAACAGACTACACGATTGCGGTTTATACGGATAAAAATCAATCAATGGCAGCAGGACAACAAGTAATTGAACAGCTTGCCCGTGTAACAAAGCCAATATTGGACTAA
- the ltrA gene encoding group II intron reverse transcriptase/maturase: MRQSQKTEQQADRLSRIGLENRKYTRARSTGYGKGMSVTIQDLVLDRNNLNQAYLRVKRNKGAAGVDDMTVNDLLPYLRENKTELIASLREGKYKPAPVKRVEIPKPNGGVRRLGIPTVVDRMVQQAVAQILTPIFERIFSDNSFGFRPHRGAHDAIEKGVDLYNQGYRRVVDLDLKAYFDNVNHDLMIKYLQQYIDDPWTLRLIRKFLTSGVLDHGLFAKSEKGTPQGGPLSPLLANIYLNELDKELTRRGHHFVRYADDCNIYVKSQRAGERVMRSITQFLEKRLKVKVNPDKTKVGSPLRLKFLGFSLGIDHIGAYARPAKQSQQRVKKALKLLTKRNRGISLTRMFEEIHRKMRGWLQYYSIEKLTNFIQRLDKWLRVRIRQYIWKQWKKFKTKVTNLQKLGLSQHDAYVFASTRKGYWRTAHSKTLSYSLTNRKLEQLGLMNMSKTLQSIQCD, translated from the coding sequence GTGCGACAATCGCAGAAAACAGAACAACAAGCTGACCGCTTGTCGAGGATAGGTTTGGAAAACCGAAAGTACACAAGGGCGCGTAGTACCGGTTATGGTAAAGGTATGAGTGTCACTATCCAAGACCTGGTCTTGGATCGCAATAACCTTAATCAGGCTTATTTGCGAGTTAAGAGAAATAAAGGAGCAGCAGGCGTTGATGATATGACAGTCAATGACCTTCTACCATATCTCAGAGAAAATAAGACGGAACTGATCGCTAGTTTGCGTGAGGGCAAGTATAAACCAGCTCCAGTCAAACGGGTAGAAATTCCGAAGCCTAATGGTGGAGTAAGAAGACTTGGAATACCAACGGTGGTGGACCGAATGGTTCAACAAGCTGTAGCCCAAATTCTTACGCCTATCTTTGAGCGTATTTTCTCTGATAATAGCTTTGGCTTCCGTCCCCACCGTGGGGCCCATGACGCTATTGAAAAAGGAGTAGATCTTTATAATCAAGGTTATCGAAGAGTTGTCGACTTAGACCTAAAAGCCTATTTTGATAACGTTAATCATGACTTGATGATTAAGTATCTCCAACAATATATTGATGACCCATGGACACTAAGACTCATTCGTAAGTTTCTAACTAGCGGAGTCTTAGACCATGGGCTTTTCGCTAAGAGTGAAAAAGGAACCCCACAAGGAGGGCCATTGTCACCACTACTGGCGAACATCTATCTAAATGAGTTGGACAAAGAGTTGACTAGACGTGGTCACCACTTTGTGCGCTATGCGGATGATTGTAACATCTATGTTAAAAGTCAACGAGCCGGAGAACGAGTAATGCGAAGCATTACCCAGTTTCTAGAAAAGCGCTTGAAAGTTAAAGTGAACCCAGATAAAACCAAAGTCGGTAGCCCGCTACGGTTGAAGTTTCTTGGCTTTTCGTTGGGTATAGACCACATTGGGGCCTACGCCCGTCCAGCTAAACAATCGCAACAACGAGTAAAGAAAGCACTGAAGTTATTAACTAAACGTAATCGTGGAATATCTCTGACAAGAATGTTTGAAGAAATTCATCGAAAAATGCGTGGGTGGCTTCAGTACTACTCAATTGAGAAACTAACTAACTTTATTCAACGCCTTGACAAGTGGTTGAGGGTCCGAATAAGGCAGTATATTTGGAAGCAATGGAAAAAGTTTAAAACTAAGGTAACTAACTTACAGAAGTTGGGGCTGTCCCAGCATGATGCATATGTCTTCGCTAGTACCCGAAAGGGCTACTGGCGAACTGCACATAGTAAGACCTTGAGCTATTCTCTAACTAATAGAAAACTGGAACAACTCGGACTTATGAATATGTCCAAGACGCTCCAGTCAATTCAATGTGATTAA